In Flavobacterium sp. N1736, the following are encoded in one genomic region:
- a CDS encoding glycine--tRNA ligase, with the protein MAKQEDLFKNVVSHAKEYGFIFPSSEVYDGLSAVYDYAQNGVELKKNIREYWWKSMVQMNENIVGLDAAILMHPTTWKASGHVDAFNDPLIDNKDSKKRYRADVLVEDHAEKINQKAQKEIEKARARFGDAFNEEEFVTTNARVIEYLSKYKEILSRLAKGMTDDLQDVKALIEELEIADPETGSKNWTDVKQFNLMFGTKLGASADSAMDLYLRPETAQGIFVNFLNVQKSGRMKVPFGIAQTGKAFRNEIVARQFIFRMREFEQMEMQFFVRPGEEMKWYHHWKEARLNWHLSLGLGKENYRFHDHEKLAHYANAAADIEFNFPFGFKELEGIHSRTDFDLKAHEQYSGRKLQYFDPELNENYVPYVVETSVGLDRMFLAVFATSLQEEVLEDGSTRTVLKLPAVLAPTKVAILPLVKKDGLPDIAKKIIDDLKWDFSVAYDEKDAVGRRYRRQDALGTPFCVTVDHQTIEDETVTIRHRDTMKQDRVKISELKDIIENEVSMKNWLMKM; encoded by the coding sequence ATGGCAAAACAAGAAGATTTATTTAAGAATGTGGTTTCGCACGCAAAAGAGTACGGATTTATTTTTCCGTCGAGCGAAGTTTATGACGGATTAAGTGCAGTATATGATTACGCACAAAATGGTGTCGAGTTAAAAAAGAATATCCGTGAATATTGGTGGAAATCAATGGTTCAGATGAATGAAAATATTGTCGGCCTTGATGCTGCAATATTGATGCATCCAACAACCTGGAAAGCTTCGGGTCACGTTGATGCGTTTAATGATCCGTTAATTGATAATAAAGATTCAAAAAAGAGATATAGAGCTGATGTTTTGGTTGAAGATCATGCTGAAAAGATCAATCAAAAAGCTCAAAAAGAAATTGAAAAAGCAAGAGCACGTTTTGGTGATGCTTTTAATGAGGAAGAATTTGTTACAACAAATGCCCGCGTTATAGAATATCTTTCAAAATATAAAGAAATTTTATCAAGGCTTGCAAAAGGAATGACGGATGATCTTCAGGATGTAAAAGCTTTAATCGAAGAATTAGAAATTGCTGACCCTGAAACCGGTTCTAAAAACTGGACAGATGTAAAGCAATTCAACTTAATGTTCGGAACTAAATTAGGTGCTTCTGCAGATTCTGCAATGGATTTATATTTACGTCCGGAAACGGCTCAGGGTATTTTTGTGAATTTTTTAAATGTTCAGAAATCAGGTCGCATGAAAGTTCCTTTTGGAATTGCTCAAACGGGTAAAGCGTTTAGAAACGAGATTGTTGCAAGACAATTTATTTTCCGTATGCGTGAATTCGAACAAATGGAAATGCAATTTTTCGTTCGTCCGGGAGAAGAAATGAAATGGTACCACCACTGGAAAGAAGCCCGTTTAAACTGGCATTTATCTTTGGGATTAGGAAAAGAAAATTACCGTTTTCACGATCACGAAAAATTAGCACATTACGCAAATGCTGCGGCTGATATTGAGTTTAATTTTCCGTTTGGTTTCAAAGAATTAGAAGGAATTCACTCAAGAACTGATTTTGACTTAAAAGCACACGAACAATATTCTGGTAGAAAATTACAGTATTTTGATCCGGAACTGAACGAAAACTACGTGCCATACGTAGTAGAAACTTCAGTTGGTTTAGATCGTATGTTCCTGGCGGTTTTTGCAACTTCATTACAAGAAGAAGTTTTAGAAGACGGTTCTACAAGAACAGTTTTAAAATTACCGGCAGTTTTAGCACCTACAAAAGTGGCTATTTTACCATTGGTTAAAAAAGATGGTTTACCTGATATTGCTAAAAAAATCATCGATGATTTAAAATGGGATTTTAGTGTTGCTTATGATGAGAAAGATGCAGTTGGTCGTCGTTACAGAAGGCAAGATGCACTTGGAACACCGTTTTGTGTTACAGTAGATCACCAAACAATCGAAGACGAAACAGTAACAATTCGTCATAGAGATACGATGAAACAAGATCGCGTAAAAATCTCTGAGTTGAAAGATATTATCGAAAACGAAGTTTCAATGAAAAACTGGTTGATGAAGATGTAA
- a CDS encoding ComF family protein, which translates to MFNSILNLFFPKVCAGCRKLLLANENVLCTNCRHEMPLTQYHLDTKNEAVKKFYGKIDIEYASAFLYFNKKGIVQELIHNLKYKGREEIGTVLGNWYVEDLKTLNLENPFDIVIPVPLHKRKFRERGFNQVTTFGKALAEGLKINYDDRVLYRKKYSKTQSKKNLLGRSENIENIFDVLSIENHQNKHVLLVDDVLTTGATLEACSRALLKIPGIKISIVCMAMANS; encoded by the coding sequence GTGTTTAATTCGATTCTTAACCTGTTTTTCCCTAAAGTTTGTGCCGGATGCCGCAAACTTTTATTAGCCAACGAAAATGTTTTATGTACCAATTGCCGTCATGAAATGCCTCTGACTCAATATCATTTGGATACAAAAAATGAAGCTGTAAAGAAATTTTACGGCAAAATTGATATCGAATATGCATCAGCATTTTTATATTTTAATAAAAAAGGAATTGTTCAGGAACTCATTCACAATTTAAAATATAAAGGTCGGGAAGAAATTGGTACTGTTTTAGGAAACTGGTATGTAGAAGATTTAAAAACATTGAATTTGGAAAACCCTTTTGATATTGTGATTCCGGTTCCTTTACACAAGAGAAAATTTCGAGAACGAGGTTTTAATCAGGTTACCACTTTTGGAAAGGCTTTGGCCGAAGGTTTAAAAATCAATTATGATGATCGGGTTTTGTACCGAAAAAAATATTCGAAAACCCAATCAAAAAAGAATCTTTTAGGAAGATCTGAAAACATAGAAAATATATTTGATGTGCTTTCAATAGAAAACCATCAAAACAAACATGTATTGCTTGTTGATGATGTACTTACAACCGGCGCCACTCTTGAAGCCTGTTCCCGGGCATTATTAAAAATTCCGGGAATTAAAATCAGTATTGTTTGTATGGCAATGGCGAACTCTTAA
- a CDS encoding reprolysin-like metallopeptidase, with amino-acid sequence MKAKLASTTNKNSNSTTSEITIPNSEGVLEKFSVWESSNFEPELQAKYPEIRSYEGRGLDDKSAKIHFSVSPNGTQTMVIRADKATEFIEQNPDDKSEYVLFTSNKTAKSKLICKTDDVAVNKNIAAKNATVASSAKVFKTMRLALSCTGEYTAYFGGTKAGALAAMNATLTRVNGILNKDLAVKLILIANNDAVIYTNAATDPYSNASLAGDKWSTEVQSTLTSVIGEANYDIGHLFGATGGGGNANCIGCVCVNSEKGSAYTSPADGKPEGDTFDIDFVVHEIGHQLGASHTFSYNGGERTNVNVEPGSGSTIMGYAGITNYDVQNNSDDYFAYASILEIQNNLAGKSCPVSTTLTNNPPVISAGPDYTIPISTAFILTGSGSDPEGDTVTYNWEENDNATTTSNQNSTAYPTKPDGPLFRSVVPNSSPVRYMPSYSTVLQNRLSTIWESVSSIPRTLHFTLTGRDNAALGTAQTKTDEMIVNVTASAGPFAVTSQNTASLNLAPGSNQTITWTVNNTNTLPGSSTVNIKLSTDGGLTFPIILAANTPNDGSETVVLPTSATAANCRILVAPTTNIYYALNSKPFSIGYTPTTTCNLYGFGSSFNIPYSSNFTTKTINVTSSTSTISNVSVNLNVTHANFSDLEIQIVSPSGTAVQLFYRGCTGTDSTLSLQFDDSGAALDCAKTTTQIVFPTSVLGAFNGENPQGTWSLKVRDDVTGSFGTVNSASINICSQNYTLGTSEFDKAVFVLYPNPNKGNFTIQFESDSTKKIAVFVHDILGKSVYSNSFEATSNFNQNIQLQNVSAGIYFVTVIEGDKRTVKKIIVY; translated from the coding sequence TTGAAAGCAAAACTTGCATCAACAACCAATAAAAACTCCAATAGTACTACTTCAGAAATTACAATTCCTAATTCAGAAGGTGTTTTAGAAAAATTTTCTGTTTGGGAATCCTCTAATTTTGAACCTGAATTACAGGCAAAATATCCTGAAATTAGATCTTATGAAGGTCGCGGTTTAGATGATAAATCGGCAAAAATACATTTTAGCGTTTCGCCAAACGGTACACAAACAATGGTAATTCGTGCCGATAAAGCAACTGAATTTATCGAACAAAATCCCGATGATAAATCGGAATATGTTTTGTTTACTTCTAATAAAACAGCAAAGTCCAAACTAATTTGTAAAACAGATGATGTTGCTGTAAACAAAAATATTGCTGCAAAAAATGCAACAGTCGCTTCGAGCGCAAAAGTATTTAAAACAATGCGTTTGGCGTTGTCTTGTACAGGAGAATACACGGCTTATTTTGGAGGCACAAAAGCAGGTGCGCTTGCTGCAATGAATGCAACCCTGACAAGAGTTAACGGAATTTTGAATAAAGATTTGGCTGTAAAATTGATTTTAATAGCAAACAATGATGCCGTAATTTATACAAATGCTGCAACAGATCCTTATTCTAATGCATCACTTGCGGGAGATAAATGGAGTACAGAAGTACAGTCTACTTTAACCAGCGTAATTGGAGAAGCTAATTATGATATAGGTCATTTATTTGGGGCTACAGGCGGAGGAGGAAATGCAAATTGTATTGGTTGTGTTTGTGTAAATTCAGAAAAGGGAAGTGCTTATACTTCGCCGGCAGATGGAAAACCGGAAGGAGATACTTTTGATATTGATTTTGTCGTTCATGAAATAGGGCATCAGTTGGGCGCAAGTCATACTTTTTCATATAATGGGGGAGAACGAACAAACGTGAATGTCGAGCCAGGAAGCGGTTCTACAATTATGGGGTATGCCGGAATAACAAATTATGATGTTCAAAACAATTCTGATGATTATTTTGCCTATGCCAGTATTTTAGAAATTCAGAACAATCTTGCAGGAAAGAGCTGTCCGGTAAGTACCACTTTAACAAATAATCCACCGGTGATAAGTGCAGGTCCAGATTATACAATTCCTATTAGTACCGCTTTTATTTTAACGGGATCAGGTTCTGATCCGGAAGGCGATACGGTTACATACAACTGGGAGGAAAATGACAATGCAACAACAACTTCAAACCAAAATAGTACTGCATATCCAACTAAACCGGATGGACCGTTGTTCAGATCAGTAGTTCCTAACAGTTCGCCGGTTCGATATATGCCAAGTTATAGTACTGTACTTCAAAATAGATTATCTACAATTTGGGAATCGGTTTCGTCTATACCAAGAACATTGCATTTTACTTTGACAGGCAGAGATAATGCAGCTTTAGGAACAGCGCAGACAAAAACAGACGAAATGATTGTAAATGTTACTGCTTCTGCAGGACCGTTTGCCGTTACTTCTCAAAACACTGCGAGTTTAAATTTGGCTCCGGGATCAAATCAAACAATCACATGGACTGTAAATAATACCAATACTTTGCCGGGATCATCAACTGTAAATATTAAATTATCTACAGATGGAGGTTTGACATTTCCTATAATTTTAGCAGCGAATACACCAAATGACGGTTCTGAAACGGTTGTGTTGCCAACAAGTGCAACTGCAGCTAATTGCAGAATTCTGGTTGCACCAACAACAAATATTTATTATGCATTAAATAGTAAACCATTCTCGATTGGTTATACGCCAACAACAACTTGTAATTTGTATGGTTTTGGCAGTTCTTTCAACATACCATATTCAAGCAATTTTACGACAAAAACAATCAATGTAACTTCATCAACATCTACGATATCAAATGTAAGTGTCAATTTGAATGTAACACATGCAAATTTTTCTGATTTAGAAATTCAAATAGTAAGTCCGAGCGGAACCGCTGTTCAATTGTTTTACAGAGGTTGTACAGGTACAGATTCTACGTTGTCATTACAATTTGACGATTCCGGCGCTGCATTAGATTGTGCAAAAACAACAACTCAAATCGTTTTTCCAACTAGTGTATTAGGTGCTTTTAATGGCGAAAACCCTCAGGGTACCTGGTCGCTAAAAGTTCGTGATGACGTTACCGGAAGTTTCGGAACAGTAAACTCAGCTTCGATAAATATTTGCAGTCAGAACTATACGTTAGGAACGTCTGAATTTGATAAAGCTGTCTTTGTTCTTTATCCAAATCCAAATAAAGGAAACTTTACCATTCAGTTTGAAAGTGATTCTACTAAAAAAATTGCCGTTTTTGTACATGATATTCTAGGCAAAAGCGTTTATAGCAACTCTTTTGAAGCAACGTCTAACTTTAATCAAAATATTCAATTACAGAATGTTTCTGCCGGTATTTATTTTGTAACCGTTATTGAAGGAGATAAAAGAACCGTGAAAAAAATCATTGTGTATTAA
- a CDS encoding bifunctional riboflavin kinase/FAD synthetase: MKLFHSINDFQSTKKTILTLGTFDGVHIGHKKILERITQNTENGKYESLVLTFFPHPRMVLQEKSEIKLLNTISEKSKLLEETGIENLVIHPFNESFSRLTAEEFVSTILVDQFHIQKIIIGHDHRFGRNRTANIDDLIAFGTEYGFEVEQISAQEIQDVSVSSTKIRKALDEGNIALANDYLGYAYFLSGEVVKGKQLGRTIGFPTANIQIEEDYKKIPKNGVYIVKTFIDNKVVFGMMNIGFNPTVNGQKQTIEVNLFDFDADIYGQKLEISLLEYIREEQKFGSVDLLKEQLNRDKKTALDFVSKL; the protein is encoded by the coding sequence TTGAAGCTCTTTCATTCTATAAACGATTTTCAATCGACCAAGAAAACTATTTTAACTCTTGGTACCTTTGATGGCGTACATATTGGTCACAAAAAAATTTTAGAACGAATTACCCAAAATACTGAAAACGGAAAATACGAAAGTTTAGTGCTTACTTTTTTTCCGCATCCGCGAATGGTTTTACAGGAAAAATCAGAAATAAAACTTCTAAATACTATTTCTGAAAAATCTAAATTACTGGAAGAAACCGGAATAGAGAATCTTGTTATTCATCCATTTAACGAAAGTTTCTCCAGATTAACCGCCGAAGAATTTGTGAGCACTATTCTGGTTGATCAATTTCATATTCAAAAAATAATTATTGGGCACGATCACCGTTTTGGAAGAAACAGAACTGCCAACATTGACGATTTAATTGCTTTTGGTACTGAATATGGTTTTGAAGTCGAGCAAATTTCGGCACAGGAAATTCAGGATGTTTCTGTAAGTTCGACCAAAATAAGAAAAGCTTTGGATGAAGGAAATATAGCTTTGGCAAATGATTATCTGGGTTATGCTTATTTTTTAAGCGGCGAAGTTGTAAAAGGCAAACAATTAGGAAGAACAATTGGTTTCCCGACAGCGAACATTCAAATTGAAGAGGATTATAAAAAAATCCCTAAAAACGGGGTTTATATCGTTAAAACTTTCATTGACAATAAAGTCGTTTTTGGAATGATGAATATTGGTTTTAACCCAACGGTAAATGGTCAAAAGCAAACTATTGAAGTCAATCTTTTTGATTTTGATGCTGATATTTACGGTCAAAAACTAGAAATCTCTTTGTTGGAATATATTCGTGAAGAACAAAAATTTGGTTCTGTAGATTTGCTAAAAGAGCAATTAAATCGCGATAAAAAAACTGCTTTAGATTTTGTGAGCAAGCTTTAA
- the bioB gene encoding biotin synthase BioB — MSITKHNWTKDEIIAIYNKPMMDLLYEAATIHRQKHDPNVVQVSTLLSIKTGGCPEDCGYCPQAARYNTGVEGNDLMSVSQVKAQALRAKSSGSSRVCMGAAWRNVKDGEEFDQVLEMVRTINKLDMEVCCTLGMITENQAQRLAEAGLYAYNHNLDTSEEYYKDVISTRGFEDRLQTIENVRKTNVTVCSGGIIGMGESIEDRAGMLVALSTLNPQPESVPINALVAVEGTPMEEEKPVEIWEMIRMVATTRIVMPDTQVRLSAGRTNMSREGQAMCFFAGANSIFAGDKLLTTPNPDVHEDMKMFEMLGLIPQKPFVKVSQPKTVEAEDSQFAPLGEKPKWSRPGHTIERNLEASIKAKI; from the coding sequence ATGAGTATTACAAAACACAACTGGACAAAAGACGAGATAATCGCCATATATAATAAACCAATGATGGATTTGCTGTATGAAGCAGCAACAATTCACAGACAAAAACATGATCCGAACGTAGTTCAGGTATCGACATTACTATCTATTAAAACCGGTGGCTGTCCTGAAGATTGTGGTTATTGCCCACAAGCTGCACGTTACAACACAGGCGTTGAAGGAAACGACTTAATGAGTGTAAGTCAGGTAAAAGCACAGGCTTTGCGTGCAAAATCAAGCGGATCTTCTCGTGTTTGTATGGGAGCTGCCTGGAGAAATGTAAAAGACGGTGAAGAATTTGATCAGGTTTTAGAGATGGTTCGTACCATTAATAAACTGGATATGGAGGTTTGCTGTACTTTGGGTATGATTACCGAAAATCAGGCGCAGCGTTTAGCAGAAGCAGGTTTATATGCTTACAATCACAATTTAGATACTTCTGAGGAATATTATAAAGACGTAATTTCTACACGTGGTTTCGAAGATCGTTTACAAACTATCGAAAATGTTCGTAAAACGAATGTTACGGTTTGCAGCGGTGGAATTATTGGAATGGGAGAAAGTATCGAAGACAGAGCCGGAATGCTTGTTGCGCTTTCTACTTTAAATCCTCAACCTGAATCTGTGCCAATTAATGCTTTGGTTGCTGTTGAAGGAACTCCGATGGAAGAAGAAAAACCGGTTGAAATCTGGGAAATGATTCGTATGGTGGCAACGACAAGAATTGTTATGCCGGATACTCAAGTTCGTTTATCTGCAGGAAGAACAAATATGAGCCGTGAAGGTCAGGCAATGTGCTTTTTTGCCGGTGCAAATTCTATTTTTGCCGGAGATAAATTGCTTACTACGCCAAATCCGGATGTACACGAAGACATGAAAATGTTTGAAATGTTAGGATTGATTCCGCAAAAACCATTCGTAAAAGTTTCGCAGCCAAAAACTGTTGAAGCAGAAGATTCTCAATTTGCTCCTTTGGGTGAAAAACCAAAATGGTCAAGACCGGGACATACAATTGAAAGAAACCTTGAAGCTTCGATCAAAGCAAAAATTTAA
- a CDS encoding cupin-like domain-containing protein: MNLKQIERVKKISKADFISLYVKNQIPVVIEELTEEWPAYSKWKLSYMKEIAGDAVVPLYDDRPVNHEDGFNEAHTKMKMSDYIDLLESKPTNYRIFLYNLMKEVPTLKNDFLWPDIGLKLVKQMPMLFFGGENSRVFMHYDIDYSNILHFHFHGQKQCMLFAPNQSKYMYKVPHALISREDIDFDNPDYEKWPALKNAEGYITNLKHGEVLYMPEGYWHYMKYLTPGFSMSLRAFPKNITNLSKAAYNVFIMRYFDIMMRKFKGQKWIDYKNKKAVENTNENLAKSA; the protein is encoded by the coding sequence ATGAATTTAAAACAAATCGAAAGGGTAAAAAAGATCTCAAAAGCGGATTTTATTTCCCTATACGTAAAAAATCAAATTCCCGTTGTTATTGAAGAACTGACCGAAGAATGGCCGGCTTATTCAAAATGGAAATTATCCTATATGAAAGAAATCGCAGGCGATGCCGTTGTTCCTTTATACGATGACAGGCCCGTAAATCATGAAGATGGCTTTAATGAAGCGCATACTAAAATGAAAATGAGCGATTACATTGATCTTTTAGAATCTAAACCCACAAACTATCGCATATTTCTTTATAATTTAATGAAGGAAGTGCCAACCTTAAAAAACGACTTTCTATGGCCGGATATTGGGTTAAAGTTAGTCAAGCAAATGCCGATGCTGTTTTTTGGAGGTGAAAATTCAAGAGTTTTCATGCATTATGATATTGATTATTCTAATATTCTGCATTTTCATTTTCATGGTCAAAAACAATGTATGCTTTTTGCACCCAATCAGTCGAAGTATATGTATAAAGTGCCGCATGCTTTAATTTCCAGGGAAGATATTGATTTTGATAATCCCGATTATGAAAAATGGCCGGCTCTTAAAAATGCAGAAGGATATATCACCAACCTCAAACATGGTGAAGTTTTATATATGCCGGAAGGATATTGGCATTATATGAAATATCTGACTCCGGGATTTTCTATGAGTTTGCGCGCTTTTCCAAAAAATATTACCAACTTATCAAAAGCCGCTTATAATGTTTTTATTATGCGCTATTTTGATATTATGATGCGAAAGTTTAAAGGGCAAAAATGGATCGATTATAAAAACAAAAAAGCGGTTGAAAACACCAATGAAAACTTAGCAAAATCTGCTTAG